The Balaenoptera acutorostrata chromosome 11, mBalAcu1.1, whole genome shotgun sequence genome segment AAGGGGGCTGGACTTAGTGGCTGGCTGACTTTAGGCGAGCAGTATTCTTATCTGGAAAAGAGGGTACCTTTCAGCAGGTTGCTTTGAGGACTGGGAGAAATTTTCAAGTACCAGGCAGAGCACACCATTGGTTCTCAACCctgattcctttctttctgtcaAACAAGGTTGAGGGATAAGCAGTCGCCTCTGACTGATGCAAGGAGGTTTATTCATCTTTCCCGAGACACTCCAGATACATTCTAAACTAGGCCCAGTTCAGGATGAGGACACCAGGCCCGTGATCTTAACTTCCAAACAGTAATTTACTCAGCCTTGAGTCAAGCTTATATTTAACCTTTAAAGTAAAAGCCAAGACaaagcagagaaacagaaaaccttCCAGTAATAGTTGGTAGGATTACTTTTTGTATTAAATGAAGGAGGTGAGCACAGAGCCTAAGACTTAGGAGGTGCCCAGATTCTTACTGACCGAATCTGCACAGCCACACGGTCtcttggaagaagaaaaatagccTAAGAACTCACAGCCTGTGGAAGCTTCACGCGCTGTAGAGGCAAATGCTAAATCAGAAAGCTGACCCTGATTCAGAGTCTCTTCTTACTGGGGttcacacatttctttttttttttccaggcagtAAGCACTGTAACgtaagagggaagaaagagattCACACCTTCcccaaagaaaaggaagatggatCTAGTGTCAGGCTCCATTAGACCCACTTGTGATGGCTCTCCAAGAAGGAACAATGCAGCTTTTGTGACAGGCCCGTACAGCAAGCTTGGAAACTTTACAAAACAGTCTTACCCAAGAGAAACCTGGTTCTAGCTCTCTTCCTGGAAAGAGGTGTTGATCCAGGAAAGTTTTGTGCTATTCTTATCGGCTCTTCCAGggatcagtatttttttaaaaaaaaaaaacctcagaaacaAGTAAGACAGACCTCTGCGAAACAGGAATATGAAAAACCCCACTGCTGGAGCATTTATACACTTCCGTTTCCACAGCCCAACCACAGGGTGTCAGATGATTTAGTTATTGTCTACCAAAGGGAGCTCTTTGCTGGAATTGTTGGTATTCAGCCCCAATTCAGTCTAAGAACCCTCACCAGGGTTCGAGTGGCCGCCttcttaaaatgcaaatgtgCAAGAACTCCAGGCcggcctccccgcccccaggaAAGTGCTCCAAGCCGGCGGCGCTGGCGGGGCTGGCGGGGAATGCTAAGGAGGGGCCCACGCCCCCGCCCTGCCGCACTGCTCACACTGAGCCCCAGTCCGCATGACTGAGCGCCCTTAACTTTCCCAACAATGGCCCTggcgccctccccgccccctcacagcctccccacaccccctcaGGGTCAAGAAACCCATCTTTCTTCCCACTTCCACATCTCAGGAGGCATTTCTTGAACATCACCCCTAGATCTCATGTCCATGTGGAGAAAAACTGGCCACCCTGGTGAAACTGTGACTCTTTACAAATCTGGTTTAAGAAGaagtttcattttgttcagtttctTTAAATTTCCATGTTGTTGACAGTTCAGAACCAGAAATTATATAAATCTCCATTCCAATCACATTTCTAGCAACAAAACATGTAGATGTCAGTGGTGAACCTTATACAGGATAAATTTTTCACCATGAGCTCACACCACACAGGCTGCACGGAACTCTGCATCTTATACTTTTACTTCAGAGACGCAAAACAGCACCTCCTACTGTGGCCTGGACCCAAACACACACTGCCTTAAAAATAATGCACAGATACAaggcttttgtttttggtttttttttttcaaaaacatacttcatatttcctcttttattatataaatatcagTTTAACCTTTTACTGTAAGAATATAAACGTTTTAAGAGgatctttgttattatttatacAAATTCACAAACAGTACAATTAACTGATAAAGGTCTCTGGGTTTCTTTAACTCCATGGTCTCGCATGTTGCTGTGgaggattctaaaaaaaaataaaccaaaaaaaaatccaacaaaaatGTACATCCTAcacaaaagtgattttttttttaaagccacaagTCCCAACCCCCATCAAAATAAAGAAAGGCATCTACTCCTCCATttagaaacagaatttttaaaaacccacaaactCCCGTTTTATTAACAGAACAGAGATAAGACATGAATTTCGGTCTCCTCCCCTTCACATTACAGCCCCGGGGGCTCTGGAAGCCAACTCGGCTCCTCTGCTCCCAACAGGAaccctcactgtgtgaccttttCGTGGGGAAACTTGCAAGAGGGTGAGGGCAGGGCAGAATCTGCATATATAATCATCATTTTCAAGACACAATCTGCAtctcaaacagacaaaaaaaaaccaaaaaacaaaaacagtccgACTCTCATGTCTCCCACACATTTGTGCTATAAATTAAGTCAAGATTTAGGATCACGGCTGGGCCCTCAAATCCCTATGgacaaggagaaaaaggaaagcagagcCAGAATGTGAAGTGGGATACACGGGGTGGATGGGGTTTGGGAAgaagccaaaacaaaaaagatgtacAAACCCGATGGGCATCTTTCCAGTCCAGGCACAAAAATGTTTCAGTCTCAAAATATCTCTCTTGTAGAATTCCAGGGCTTCAGagaaaaaagtaaactaaaaCGAGGTAgccagacatacacacacacacacacacacacacacatatatatatatgtatatatatatatacacacacacatatatatatataatttatatatatataatatatagactatactcaacagaaaaaaaaaaagagaccatgaTGTCaactttcttcaaaaaataaaaaaagaaggacaaTACAAATGAAATGAGCGTGAGTAGCAGAGTACTGTCAAAGGACTGATGAGAGACTGCGATTAGTTACGAAGTGGAAGAAGGGTGAAAAGGCCGTTGTAGTTGGGTTTGCTTTTATACGTTTCGAAATAAAAACCAGATCACAGTATTCAAATGAAAGCTTAAGTGAAGGCAGACATTTTCCCCAACTCCCCAGGGCTGAAAGGACTggtcactccccaccccccgtTTCCAAATGCAGCGCGGCGGGGATACAGTAGCTCAATCCGTCCTCCAAACCCCTGCTGGGAGGAGTGGCTGGTGGGTGGCGAGTCCATCTCCGCATCCTCGGGGAAAAGGagagggtgtgggtgtgggtggcgGAGGGACCCCGGACGCAAcgaggggggggaggggaggacgaGCCTGGGGCTCCGCGTCATGGCCCCCACCGCGTCCGCGGCAGTGCTCTGGGTCTACGTGTGCGTGTCGAGTGAGCGCGGGGGCCGCGGCGGTGGCATGAGGACGAACAGGGCGGGGCCGGGGGAGTTGGTGCTGCCGCCCTCACCTGACCTTCTCACTGTCCGTCATCTGCCAGAGGCCCAGGTTGAGTACCTTGAGGCAGGGCAGCTGCGTGATGCGCTCCAGGCCGCGCTTGGTGATGCGGGTGCAGCCGTACAGGTCGATGCCGGTGAGCTGGCTCAGGTGCTCGGCGATCAGCTCCAGGCCCTTGTCCGTGATGCGCACACACTGCCCGATGTTGAGTGTGCGCAGCCCGTGCATCTGCCGCACCATGCGGTTGATGCCGTCGTCGCTGATGTGGCAGGAGCAGAGGGAAAGGGACTTGAGACCGTCCAGCCCCTGCGCTATGTAAGCCAGGCTCTGGTCCCCCACCTTGTCACAGAAGGACACATCCAGCCCCGAGAGGCGCAGGCTGCCCATGGCCAGATGCATGATGCCCGTGTCACTGATGTTGTCGCAGGAGCGCAGGTTAAGGCTGCGCAGGCTGCCCATGTGCGACAGGTGCAGGAGGCCTGCGTCCGAGATGCCTCCGCAGAAGCTGAGGTTGAGGAGCCTCAAGCCCGTCAGCCCCCGGGAGATGTGCTTCAGAGACAGATCCGTGAGCTTCTGGCAGTCCTGCAGCGTGAGCTGCTCCAGGCCCAGGCAGCCCTCGGCCGCGCTGCGCGTCATGCCGGCCAGGTGCCCGATGCCCACGTCCGAGAGGTGGCGGCAGCTGCGGAGATTAAGGCTCTTGAGGCGCTGCAGGCCCCAGGCGATGAGCAGGAGGCCGGTGTTGGTGATGTTGCTGCAGCCGCCCAGCTCCAGCACCTCCAGGCCCTTGAGGTACTGGGCTATGCGGCCCAGGCTGCTGTCGGTGATCTGCTTGCAGAGGCTCAGGTTGAGGGCGCGCAGCGAGCCGATCTCCTGCACGAACGCGTGGCCCAGTCCGTTGTCGGTGAGGTTGTAGCAGCCGCTGAGGTTGAGGCTCTCGATGTTGGCCATGCCCTGGATCACGTAGCTGAGGCTGCGGCGCAGGCTCAGGATCTGTACCCGGCGGATGCCCCGGGCCTGCAGGCTGGGGAACAGCGACGGGTTGGCCCGGCGCAGGTGCAGCTTGGCCTCCACCCCCCGCCACACCGACTTGTGGTAGGCGGCGTCCCGCCAGGCCGTGCACACCTGCGCCGCGCGCCCCTTGTCGCGCACGTCCAGGTAGCCGAAGATCATGGCCAGCAGCTCGGGGAACAGGCACGAGATGTGCGTCTCCATCTTCCTCCCCGCGGCGCCCG includes the following:
- the FBXL14 gene encoding F-box/LRR-repeat protein 14, with the protein product METHISCLFPELLAMIFGYLDVRDKGRAAQVCTAWRDAAYHKSVWRGVEAKLHLRRANPSLFPSLQARGIRRVQILSLRRSLSYVIQGMANIESLNLSGCYNLTDNGLGHAFVQEIGSLRALNLSLCKQITDSSLGRIAQYLKGLEVLELGGCSNITNTGLLLIAWGLQRLKSLNLRSCRHLSDVGIGHLAGMTRSAAEGCLGLEQLTLQDCQKLTDLSLKHISRGLTGLRLLNLSFCGGISDAGLLHLSHMGSLRSLNLRSCDNISDTGIMHLAMGSLRLSGLDVSFCDKVGDQSLAYIAQGLDGLKSLSLCSCHISDDGINRMVRQMHGLRTLNIGQCVRITDKGLELIAEHLSQLTGIDLYGCTRITKRGLERITQLPCLKVLNLGLWQMTDSEKVR